A genomic region of Sulfobacillus acidophilus DSM 10332 contains the following coding sequences:
- a CDS encoding type IV pilus assembly PilZ (PFAM: PilZ domain~InterPro IPR009875~PFAM: Type IV pilus assembly PilZ) → MALEMNQPVQLVLQRRVVRSRVIRTMKQEVYIDALRDEEMELTPLIGDKIAVRWAEDDVLYQQIGRVSEVLDPIPIIVVRLEGPPRVVEFRQATRVRVGLPLEYGLLRPDSEMLVTTTMDISSTGLRFPAAVKLWMGLELRLRVRVEQRILEVTGKVVRVAPKARELRGRQSWETAVQFTKIAPGDRKLLEQYVRRQQSRLQIGRS, encoded by the coding sequence GTGGCATTGGAAATGAATCAACCGGTTCAGTTGGTACTACAACGCCGCGTGGTCCGCAGCCGGGTCATTCGTACCATGAAACAAGAAGTCTATATTGATGCCCTGCGCGACGAAGAAATGGAACTGACCCCTTTAATTGGGGACAAAATTGCCGTGCGCTGGGCGGAAGACGACGTGTTATACCAACAAATCGGTCGGGTGTCTGAAGTCCTGGACCCGATACCCATTATTGTTGTGCGCCTGGAAGGACCACCGCGGGTGGTGGAATTTCGGCAGGCGACACGGGTAAGGGTCGGATTGCCTCTCGAGTACGGCCTTTTGCGGCCAGATTCGGAAATGCTGGTAACCACCACGATGGATATTTCGTCCACCGGGCTGCGGTTCCCGGCGGCCGTCAAATTGTGGATGGGACTTGAGTTGCGTCTTCGGGTACGCGTCGAGCAACGTATCCTGGAAGTGACCGGAAAGGTGGTTCGGGTCGCGCCCAAAGCGCGGGAGTTGCGGGGCCGCCAGAGCTGGGAAACGGCCGTGCAATTCACCAAAATCGCGCCGGGAGACCGAAAGCTGTTAGAACAATACGTCCGTCGGCAACAATCCCGTTTGCAGATCGGGCGTTCTTGA